Genomic segment of Sulfitobacter faviae:
CGATTTTCCACCCCGTCGGCACCTGCAAGATGGGCAGCGATCCGATGGCGGTGGTCGATAGCGATCTGCGGGTGCATGGCTTAGGCGGTCTGCGTGTCGTGGATGCGTCGATCATGCCCAAGATCGTCTCGGGCAACACGGCTTCGCCGACGGTGATGATCGCCGAAAAGGCTGCCGATGCCATTCTGGCGGGGCGGTAGGCGATGCTGACCACGCGGCTAACCAAACGGCTGGGGATCGACCACCCGGTTATCCAAGCGCCGATGGCCTTTGCCGCAGGCGGGCGGTTGGCGGCGGCGGTTTCAGGCGCGGGCGGTTTGGGGATGATCGGCGGGGCCTATGACGCCGGCGATTGGATCGCCGAGCAGATGGATGTGGCGGGCAACCAATCGGTCGGCTGCGGTTTCATCACTTGGAAGCTGCGAGAGCATCCGCAGGCGCTGGAACAAGCGCTCGACCGTGATCCGGCGGCGATCTTTCTTTCCTTCGGCGACCCGGCAGAGTTCCTCCCCGCGATCCGCGCGACAAAGGTGCCGTTGATCTGTCAGGTGCAAACCCTGCGCGATGCCGCCCATGCGATTGATCTGGGGGCCGAGATCATCGTCGCCCAAGGGGCCGAGGCTGGCGGCCACGGCGAGAAACGCGCGACCTTTACCCTCGTGCCCGAAGTCGCGGATCACATCGCCCGCCATGCGCCCGAGGTGCTGCTTTGCGCCGCAGGCGGCGTCGCGGATGGGCGCGGGTTGGCGGCGGCACTGATGTTGGGGGCCGACGGTGTGGTCGTCGGCTCGCGCTTCTGGGCCTCGGAAGAGGCGCTGGTGCATCCCGCGATGCGAGAGGCCGCGCTCAAGGCCAGCGGCGACGACACGCTGCGCAGCACCGTGACCGACATCATGCGCGGCTATGATTGGCCCAAACGCTACACGGGCCGTGTTTTGCGCAACGATTTCACCGACCGCTGGCATGACGACCCCGACGGGCTGCGCGCCGCGCTGGCGCAGGAGCTGCCGCGCTGGCAGGCGGCGGTGGCCGCGGGGATGCCCGCACCGCCAACGCTTTTGTCGGAGAGGTGGCGGGGCTGATCTGTGCGGTCAGCCCCGCCGCCGATATCCTGCGCGATATCGTCCAAGGGGCCGAAACGGCCTTGGGCCAGACCTTCACCCGGTAACGGGTCTGGGGTCGGGCCAAGGCGGCTTAGCTGTGATCTTCGACCTCTTCGCGGCCCGGCACATGTTCGCGGGCGGGGGCGGTCTCCCAATTCTCGATCACCTCCATCGCTTCATCCGCGCTTTCGACAAAGCGGAACAGCTCGAGGTCTTCGGCTGAGATCGTGCCCGCATCGGCCAGCGCGTCCCAGTTGATGATCTTTTCCCAGAACTCACGGCCAAACAGCAAGAAGGGCACCCGGTTCATGCGGCCCGTTTGGATCAGCGTCAGCGCCTCAAAGAGTTCGTCCATCGTGCCGAAACCACCGGGGAAGACGCAGATCGCGCGGGCACGCATCAGGAAATGCATCTTGCGGATCGCGAAGTAGTGGAAGTTGAAGCATAGCTCGGGCGTGACATATTCGTTGGGCGCCTGCTCGAACGGCAGCACGATGTTGAGCCCGATGGAATGGCCGCCCGCGTCCAGCGCGCCGCGGTTGCCCGCCTCCATCACACCCGGCCCGCCGCCGGTCACGATGACATTCTCGGTGCCGCCGCTTTCCATCGACTTTTCGGTCATCAGCCGGGCAAAGGTGCGCGTCTCGTCATAAAAACGCGACAGATCGGCCAGCGTCTTGGTCCGAGCGGTGTGTTTTTCGGCCGGTTCGGGAATGCGCGCGCCGCCAAAGAGCACGATGGTGGATTGGATGCCATGGGCGTCCAGCAGCAGCTCGGGCTTGAGAAGCTCCAGTTGCAGGCGCACCGGGCGCAGCTCATCGCGGCACATGAAGTCATCGTCGGTAAAGGCCAGACGATAGGCAGGCGCGCGGGTTTGCGGCGTGTCGGGGGCGTCTTGGGCTTTGGCGCGGTCCACATTGGCGCGGCGCAGGGGGTGGCGGTGTTCGTCGGTCATCCTCGGGTCTTTCCTTGGTCTGGGGCTTGGCTCAGGTGGCACGATGGCCGCTTAGGTCAAGATGCCCTGTTGTTCGGCGAATGACCACGCCCCTCATCGCCCGGCAATTGCACCCTAGGCAGTGCAAGGCTATAGCCCTCAAAAGGCCTTTTCATCATTCGGAGACTTGCCCCATGTCCAACGCCCAACTTGAAACCGCCATCGAAGCCGCTTGGGATACCCGCGATCAGATTACATCCGCCACCACTGGCGAAGTGCGCGACGCCATCGAAGAGACGCTGAACGCGCTCGACAGCGGCAAGCTGCGCGTGGCGGAAAAGCAGGACGACGGTCAGTGGCACGTCAATCAGTGGGCCAAGAAGGCCGTGCTGCTGGGCTTCCGCATCAAGGACATGGAACATCAAGAAGGCGGCCCGCAGGGCGCTGGCTGGTGGGACAAGGTCGACAGCAAGTTCAAAGGCTGGGGCGATGCCGAGTGGAAAGAGGCGGGCTTCCGCGCCGTGCCGAACTGCGTCGTGCGCCGCTCGGCCTATATCGCGCCGGGCGTGGTGCTGATGCCGTCTTTCGTGAACATCGGCGCCTATGTCGATTCTGGCACCATGGTCGACACATGGGCCACCGTCGGCTCCTGCGCGCAGATCGGTAAGAACGTGCACCTTTCCGGCGGCGTCGGCATCGGCGGCGTGTTGGAGCCGATGCAGGCGGGGCCGACCATCATCGAAGACAATTGCTTCATCGGCGCACGGTCGGAAGTCGTCGAAGGCTGCATCGTGCGCGAAGGCTCGGTGCTGGGCATGGGCGTCTTCATCGGCCAGTCGACCAAGATCGTCGACCGCGAGACCGGTGAGATCATGTATGGCGAAGTGCCCGCAGGTTCGGTCGTCGTGGCGGGCACCATGCCGTCGAAGAACAACGTGAACCTCTACTGCGCCGTGATCGTGAAACGGGTGGACGCCAAGACCCGCTCCAAAACCTCGATCAACGAGCTGCTGCGCGACTGAACGGAACCAAATACCCCGTCATGGCGTTGAGACCTGAATTTAAAGGAGATTGACGACATGACGGGTATCGGTTGGTTTGCCGCAATCATCGTGGGCGGCCTTGCGGGCTGGATCGCGGAAAAGATCATGAAATCGGACATGGGTCTGATCATGAACATCATCCTCGGCATTCTGGGTGCCTTGGTCGCGAACTGGCTCTTGATGCTGATCGTTGGCAGCACGCTGGGCGGTTGGTTCGGTCAGTTGGTGGTGGGCGTCATCGGTGCCTGCCTGCTGATCTGGGTCACACGGATGGTCCGCGGCAAGACTTAAGGGCAGGGGCGCGGCCCCTTTCCAAATCCAAGTGAAAAGGTTAGGGCTGCCGAAAGCAATCGGCGGCCCTTATCATGTCTGAACCCAAGAAAACCAAGAAACCTTCGCGCCAGCAGGTCTTTACCCTTTTGGTTCAGATTGGCCGCAAAGACGGTGACGGTCTGCCCGACAAGGCCACGGGTGCTGCGCTGATGTGTTTCGCCTCCGGCATTGATGAGGCCGAAGCCGTGCGCGAGACGGTGGCGATCCTCAAACAGGCCGATACCAACCCGCTTGACGTGACCGGCTATGGCACGCTGGAAGAGCGCGAGGCCGAAGGTCAGGAGATCGACGCCGAGGAGCGCGCCCTGATGCAGCGCGCTTTGGAAGAAAACTCGGTCATCGTCGCGCAGATGACCCCCTTTTACGACTGACCCTCGCCCCACACGGGGAATTGCAATGCGCCCCCTTGGCATTGGCGCGATTTGCCCACACAAGTTACCGGACAAGCGATAACCCCTGAAAAGGAGCCGATATGTCCGGTCTCGACCCTGTTGATCTTACCGCGAAACTGGTGCGCTGCGCCTCTGTCACCCCCGCGAACGATGGGGCGCTGGAAGTGCTCGAAGAGGTGTTGGGCGCGGCGGGTTTCGACTGTACGCGCGTCGACCGGGGCGGGATCTTCAACCTCTTTGCCCGCTGGGGCAACAAGGGCAACACCAAGTCCTTCGGCTTTAACGGCCATACCGATGTCGTGCCCATCGGGGATGAGGCGGATTGGTCGATGCCCCCTTCGGGGCCGAGATCAAGGACGGCATCATGTATGGCCGCGGCACTACGGATATGAAATCGGGCGTGGCGGCTTTCGTCGCAGCGGCGGTGGATTTCGTGAAGGACACGCCGCCCGATGGCTCCATCGTGCTGGCGATCACCGGGGATGAAGAGGGCGATGCCCTCGACGGGACCACGGCGCTCTTGGACTACATGACGGAGAACGGCGAGCGGATGGATGTCTGCCTTGTGGGGGAGCCGACTTGCCCCGAGACCATGGGCGATATGATCAAGATCGGGCGGCGCGGCTCGATGAACGCGCATTTCAAGGTGACTGGCAAACAGGGCCATGCGGCCTATCCGCACCGCGCCAACAACCCGCTGCCCGCGATGGTGCGGCTGATGGATCGTCTGGCCAGCCATGAGTTGGATCAGGGCAGCGATCACTTCGACCCTTCGACGCTGGCCGTGGTCACCGTGGATACTGGCAACAAGGCAACCAATGTGATCCCGGCGCAATGCCGCGGCGCGGTCAACATCCGGTTCAACGACCACCATTCGGGCGCGAGCCTCAGCGACTGGCTGCGGGGCGAGGCGGATAAGATCGCCGAGGAATTCGGCCTGCAAGTGGATGTAGTGATCAAGATCTCCGGCGAGAGTTTCATCACCCCGCCGGGCGCCCTGTCCGATCTGGTCGCGGGCGCTGTTGAGGCTGAGACGGGCGTGAAGCCCGAGCTTTCCACCACCGGCGGCACCTCGGACGCGCGTTTCGTCAAGGCGCATTGCCCGGTGGTGGAGTTCGGTCTGGTGGGGCAGTCCATGCACCAAGTCGATGAGCATGTGCGGGTCGAACATATTGAACAGCTCAAATCCATCTACGGGCGCGTGCTGCGGAATTATTTCACGTGAAACCAACGCTCATTGTCATGGTGAAAGAGCCGCGCCCCGGTCGGGTGAAAACCCGTCTGGGCCGCGACATCGGCATGGTCGGCGCGGCTTGGTGGTTTCGCCACCAAACGCGCCGCCTGTTGCGCCGGATCGAAGACCCTCGTTGGCAGGTGGTGCTGGCCGTGGCCCCGGATGTGGAAGGGCTGCAAAGCCGTGTCTGGCCCGCGCATCTGCCGCGCTGGCCGCAAGGGCGCGGCAACCTCGGTGACCGTATGGCGCGGATGCTGCGCCGGGCGCCGGGGCCGGCCTGTGTGATCGGGGCGGATATTCCGGGCATCAACCGCGAGGAACTGGCGCGGGCATTCGATGCGCTTGGCAACCATGACGCGGTGTTTGGCCCGGCGCCCGATGGCGGCTATTGGCTCGTGGGGCTAAAACATCCCCGCCGCGCGCCGCCCAGCCTGTTTGACGGGGTGCGCTGGTCTGGCCCCCATGCGCTGTCCGACAGCCGCGCGACCCTGCCGGGCTACCGCATTGCCGAGGTCGCCACCCTGCGCGACGTGGACGAAATTCACGATTTGCCATGACGACAGGGGGCTGCGTGCTACCTGCTGAGGTATGAGCAAGATACCCAGCAAATCCGAGATCCTCGACTGGATCGAACAGAACCCCACGCTGACCGCCAAGCGGGACATCGCCAAAGCCTTTGGCATCAAAGGCGCGGCGCGGATCGACCTGAAGCGCGTGCTGAAAGAGCTGGAGGCCGAGGGCCATCTGGAAAAGCGCAAGCGCAGCTATCAGGATCCCGACCGCCTGCCGCCGGTCTCGGTCTTGCTGGTCACGGGGCCGGACAGCGATGGCGATCTTTTTGCCAAGCCGATGGAGTGGCATGGCGAGGGGAAAGAACCCATCGTGCTGCTGATCCCGCGCGAGAGTGACCCGGCGCTTGGCGAAGGTGACCGCATTCTGGCCCGGCTGACGCTGGTAAAGGGTGAAGATCACCACTATGAAGCGCGGCTCATTCGCCGCATCGGCTCCAACCCGCGCAAGGTGCTGGGCATCTTCCGCAAAGCGGCCGAAGGCGGGCGGATCGTCCCGATCGACAAGGGCACGGATCGGGAATGGCGCGTCGGTGCCGACCATACCCATGGCGCGAAAGACGGTGAACTGGTCGAGGCCGAGCAGGCCGGACCGAAGGCGCGTATGGGATCGCCCCGCGCACGCATCGTCGAGCGGCTGGGCGATCCGTCCGAGCCGCGCGCCGTCTCGCTCATCGCGATCCACCAGCATGGCATCCCCGACGACTTCCCCGACGATGTGATCGCACAGGCTGATGCCGCCAAGCCGCAGGGGCTGAAGGGCCGCGAAGACCTGCGCGACCTGCCGCTCATCACCATCGACCCGTCCGATGCGCGCGACCACGATGACGCCTGCTATGCCCATGCCGACGAGGACCCGAAGAACGAAGGCGGCCATGTGCTCTGGGTCGCCATCGCGGATGTCGCCGCCTATGTCACCCCCGGCTCGCCGCTGGACCGCGAGGCGCGCAAGCGCGGCAACTCCACCTATTTCCCCGACCGCGTGGTGCCGATGCTGCCGGACCGGCTCTCGGGTGACCTCTGCTCGCTGCACGAGGGCGTGCCGCGCGCCTGTATCGCTGTGCGCATGGTGCTGGATGCCAAGGGCAACAAAATCGGCCATACGTTCCACCGTGGCCTCATGCGCTCCCCCGCCTCGCTGCATTACGAGGAAGTGCAGGACGCCATCGACGGCAACCCGAACGACCGCACCGGGCCGCTGTTGGAGCCGGTATTGAAGCCGCTCTACGCCGCCTATGACGCGCTGAAGACCGCCCGGGCCGAGCGCCAACCGCTGGAGTTGGACCTGCCCGAACGCCGCATCGAATTGGGCGAGGATGGCAAGGTGAAGTCGGTAAACTTCCGCGAGCGGCTCGACGCGCATCGGCTGATCGAAGAGTTCATGGTCTTGGCCAATGTCGCCGCCGCCGAGACGCTGATCAAAAAGAAAACCCCGCTGCTGTTCCGCATCCACGAGGAACCCTCGCCGGAGAAGCTCGAGTCCCTGCGTGAAACCGCACAGGCGGCGGGTTTCACGCTGGCCAAGGGGCAGGTGCTGCAAACCGCGCATCTCAACCGGCTGCTGGATCAGGCGGCGGGCACCAATGACGCAGAGCTGATCAATCTCAGCACTCTGCGCTCGATGACGCAGGCCTATTATGGCCCCGCCCATATCGGGCACTTCGGCCTTGCCCTGCGCTCCTACGCGCATTTCACCTCGCCCATCCGCCGCTATGCCGATCTCATCGTGCACCGCGCGCTGATCACGGCGCATGGCTGGGGCAAGGACGGGCTGACGCCCGAGGAAATCGAGGGGCTGGAGCAGACCGGCGCGCATATCTCCGACACTGAGCGCCGTTCGATGGTGGCCGAGCGTGACACGACCGACCGTTACCTCGCGGCCTTCTTGTCGGAGCGCGTGGGCAACGAGTTCACCGGTCGGATCAGCGGCATCGCGCGTTTTGGTGCCTTTGTGAAGTTGGACGAGACGGGCGCGGATGGTCTGGTGCCGATGCGCTCGCTCGGGCGGGAGTATTTCCACCACGACGCGGAGGCGCAGACGCTGATGGGCGCGGACACCGGCATGACAATCGGCCTTGGCCAGCGTGTCACCGTGCGGTTGGCCGAGGCGGTCCCCGTGACCGGGGGCATCGCGCTGGAGTTGCTTGAGATCGAAGACCAAAAGGTCAAACAGGGCGGGGGTGGGGCCGCCGCAGCCCGGCGGGCCGTAGCAAGCCGCGCGGCAAGGCCGTGAAGGCCAAGCGCAAGAAGGACAAGATCAAACGCAAAGTGACCCGCACCCGCCGCTGAGACGGCAAACCGGCGGAGCTTCGCGGATGGCCGCCCCCTCCCTTTCCACCGGGGCGGGGCGGGCATAGGATTTGCCGTAACTCTATGAGGTGAGGCGATTATGATCCGGCACTACGCGATGATTTCAGGCATTCTGGCGACCGCTGGCATGGGGGCTCCGGCCTTCGGGTCTGGCCCGACTGAATCCCTGCGCCCCGCGCCGCGCGCGCCGCAGGCCGTGCTGGCCGCCGTGGCGCCAGTAGCGCAGGAACCCGCGGCAGAGGCCGGCGGTGGCGATGCCGGGCTGCGCGCTTGGGTGAAAGACTTCCGCCCGCGCGCCCTGCAACAGGGCATCGACCCGGATGTCTTTGACCGGGCATTGGATACGGTCAGCTATGATCCGGAGGTGATCCGCCGCGACCGCAATCAATCGGAATTCACCAAAACGATTTGGGATTACCTCGACACCGCCACCTCGGATTTGCGGGTGCAGAATGGGCAGAAGGCGCTGGCCCAATGGCAGCGCACGCTGGAAGAGATCGAAGCGGAATACGGTGTCGAGAAAGAGATCGTCACCGCGATCTGGGGGCTTGAGAGCGCCTATGGCAGCTTCCGGGGCGGGGATCGGGTGTTGGATTCACTGGCCACCCTTGCCTATGACGCGCGGCGGGCGGAATTTTTCGAAGGCGAGCTCTTCGACGCCCTGCGCATCCTTCAGGCGGGCGATACCGATGCCGATCAATTGCGCGGCTCTTGGGCGGGCGCGATGGGGCATACGCAGTTCATGCCCTCGTCCTTCCACGCCCATGCGGTCGATTGGGATGGCGACGGGCGGCGCGACATCTGGGGCGATGACCCCAGCGATGCGCTGGCCTCTACCGCCGCCTATCTCAAGCATTTTGGCTGGACCGAAGGGCAGCCTTGGGGTGTCGAAGTGGCTCTGCCCGAGGGGTTCGACTATCTGCTGGCCGACCGCGCGGTGACCAAGACCCCGGCGGAATGGGCCGATCTTGGCGTCACCGCGCTGGAGGGCGGGGCGGTGGCGGATCATGGGCCCGCGTCGATCTTGCTGCCCGCGGGCGCCGCGGGGGCGGCCTTTATGATCTTCCCCAATTTCGCGGTGATCGAGCGCTATAACACCGCGGATGCCTATGTCATCGGTGTGGGCCATCTGGCCGACCGTATCGGCGGCGCGGGCGAGATACAGCAGGACTGGCCGCGCGAAGACCGTGCACTGAGTTTTGATGAGCGGATCGAATTGCAAACCCTGCTGACCGAAGCGGGCTTTGATACGCAAAAGATCGACGCCAAGATCGGGCCGCTGACCGTCAATGCCGTGCGCAGCTATCAAAAGTCTGAGGGGATCGCGCCCGATGGCTATGCCTCCCCCGGCTGCTGGCCCGACTGCGCGCCGAGTGAGGGGCCGCCCCCGATTGGGGGCAGCCCGATGTTTTAGGACGCGGCTTTGAGCATGTCCTTGTCTTTCAGGTCAGCATAGGTCGCATCCAGCGCCTTGGTCGCCCGTTCGGCGAAGATCTTGATCTCTTCCGGGGTGATAATCAGCGGCGGAGAGATGATCATCCGGTCGCCGACATGGCGCATCACCAGATTGTTGGCAAAGCAATGTTCGCGGCAAATGTACCCGGCGGTGCCGCTATCGTCGAATTTTGCACGGCTTTCCTTATGCGGCGTCAGCGGGAGGGAGGCCATCAGGCCCGATACGTTCACCCCGCCCACCAGCGGATGCTCTCCCAGCTTGTCCAACGCCTCTTTCAGCGCGGGGCGGCGACGTTTTGCACATGACCGACAATGTTCTCTTCCTGCATGATCCGCAGGTTTTCCAGCGCCACGGCGGCGCAGACCGGGTGGCCGGAGTAGGTGTAGCCGTGGTTGAACTCGCAGGCGTTGATGACCTCAGCCACCTCGTCGCAAACGATCGACCCGCCGATGGGCGCGTAGCCCGAGCTCAGCCCCTTGGCGATGGTCATGATATGCGGCTTGATGCCCATGGTCTGCGAGCCGAACCAATTGCCCGTCCGACCAAAGCCGCAGATCACCTCGTCAGCGATCAGCAGAATGTCGTGTTTGTCGCAAATGCGCTGAATCTCGGGCCAATAGGTGCTGGGCGGCACGACGACCCCGCCCGCGCCTTGAACCGGTTCGGCGATGAAGGCTGCGACCTTGTCCGCGCCCAGCTCGACAATCTTCGCTTCCAACTCCTGCGCGCGTTTCAGGCCGAAGTCTTCGGGCGACATATCCCCGCCTTCGGCATACCAATCAGGCTGGCCGATGTGGTGGATGCCGGGGATCGGCAGCCCGCCTTGCTCATGCATATAGGTCATGCCGCCCAGACTGGCCGAGCCGACGGAGGAGCCGTGATAGGCGTTCTTGCGGCTGATGATATGGCTCTTTTCAGGTTTGCCCTTTTGCGCCCAATAGGTGCGGACCATGCGCAGGTTGGTGTCATTCGCCTCTGACCCCGACCCGGCAAAGAAGACGTGGTTCAGATCACCGGGGGCCAGATCGGCCAGTTCCTTGGCCAGCGCGATCGCGGGCACATGGGTCGTTTGGAAGAAGGTGTTGTAATAGGGCAGTTCGTTCATCTGCCGCGCGGCGACATTGCCCATCTCTTCGCGGCCATAGCCAAGGTTCACGCACCACAGCCCGGCCATCGCGTCGAGAATCTCATTCCCCTCGCTGTCGGTCAGGTAGATGCCCTTGGCCCTTGTGATGATGCGCGCGCCCTTGTCGCCCAATTCATCATTGGTGGTGAAAGGATGCATGTGATGCGCCGCATCCAGCGCCTGAAGATCTGCGGTGGGGAGGTGATTCGTGATGGGCGGCATGGGTGTGCACCTTCTATTTGCATGAAAAATGAGCTTCGCCGCAGAATATGATCAAATTATAGCATGTCAATCGAATCAACGCGGAACGGGCAGACCATCAAGGGCTGCGCGAATTTGGGTCATTCCTTGGGCAACATCGCCCGCCATGACCTCACCCGCCAAAGCGGCGTTGCCCTCGGCAAAGGCTGCCAAAAGCTCTGCGTGTTTATCGGGCAGATTGCTGGTGCCGTATCGCCCGCAAACCACCCGAAGCGAGGGGCCGAAACGCAGCCACAGACGGTCCACCGTCGCGGCCATGATCGGCGCTTCGGCAAGGTCGTAAATCATTCGGTGAAAGCTGTAGTTCTGCATCAAATAGCCGCCGACATCGCCCCGGTCGATGGCATGGTTCAGCGCGTTGTCACAGGCTTTCAATGCGTTCAAACGCTCATCCGTCATGCGGTTTGCAGCGCGTTTGGTCAGTTCCGGCTCTAGCGTTTCCCGCATGAATCCCAGCTCTTCCAGCCCCGCATGGGTCAGTTCCGGCACGGTGACCCGGCGGTTGCCCAAATGGGTCAGCGCCCCTTCCGAGATCAGGCGGCGGATGGCCTCGCGCACCGGCGTCATGCCCGCATCCAAAGCGGCGGTCAGACCTTGGATCGTGACCCCCTGTCCGGGGGCCAGATCGCCGAAGAGAATCATTTTGCGCAGGCGTTCGTAAACATGCTGATGGATCGGTGTCTTGGCCGCCGCATCGGCGGCGGGAAGCAATCTCGGATCGGTTTTTTCTGAACCCATGGGAGCGGTCTTTCCGTCTTGTTTCGCCGTGTCTTGCAGCATTTCATTCTGCATGAAAGCATAAACCATCTTGCCCGAAGAGGCAAAACTTGATCAAATTGACGAAAGGTGGGGATCAACCCGACCTGTCTAACGGGAGTATGAAATGAAACATGTGCTACTAAGCAGCGTCGCCGTTGCCACCTTGATGGCAGGTGCCGCCACTGCAGAAACGG
This window contains:
- a CDS encoding NAD(P)H-dependent flavin oxidoreductase translates to MLTTRLTKRLGIDHPVIQAPMAFAAGGRLAAAVSGAGGLGMIGGAYDAGDWIAEQMDVAGNQSVGCGFITWKLREHPQALEQALDRDPAAIFLSFGDPAEFLPAIRATKVPLICQVQTLRDAAHAIDLGAEIIVAQGAEAGGHGEKRATFTLVPEVADHIARHAPEVLLCAAGGVADGRGLAAALMLGADGVVVGSRFWASEEALVHPAMREAALKASGDDTLRSTVTDIMRGYDWPKRYTGRVLRNDFTDRWHDDPDGLRAALAQELPRWQAAVAAGMPAPPTLLSERWRG
- a CDS encoding TIGR00730 family Rossman fold protein; translated protein: MTDEHRHPLRRANVDRAKAQDAPDTPQTRAPAYRLAFTDDDFMCRDELRPVRLQLELLKPELLLDAHGIQSTIVLFGGARIPEPAEKHTARTKTLADLSRFYDETRTFARLMTEKSMESGGTENVIVTGGGPGVMEAGNRGALDAGGHSIGLNIVLPFEQAPNEYVTPELCFNFHYFAIRKMHFLMRARAICVFPGGFGTMDELFEALTLIQTGRMNRVPFLLFGREFWEKIINWDALADAGTISAEDLELFRFVESADEAMEVIENWETAPAREHVPGREEVEDHS
- the dapD gene encoding 2,3,4,5-tetrahydropyridine-2,6-dicarboxylate N-succinyltransferase produces the protein MSNAQLETAIEAAWDTRDQITSATTGEVRDAIEETLNALDSGKLRVAEKQDDGQWHVNQWAKKAVLLGFRIKDMEHQEGGPQGAGWWDKVDSKFKGWGDAEWKEAGFRAVPNCVVRRSAYIAPGVVLMPSFVNIGAYVDSGTMVDTWATVGSCAQIGKNVHLSGGVGIGGVLEPMQAGPTIIEDNCFIGARSEVVEGCIVREGSVLGMGVFIGQSTKIVDRETGEIMYGEVPAGSVVVAGTMPSKNNVNLYCAVIVKRVDAKTRSKTSINELLRD
- a CDS encoding GlsB/YeaQ/YmgE family stress response membrane protein, giving the protein MTGIGWFAAIIVGGLAGWIAEKIMKSDMGLIMNIILGILGALVANWLLMLIVGSTLGGWFGQLVVGVIGACLLIWVTRMVRGKT
- a CDS encoding TIGR04282 family arsenosugar biosynthesis glycosyltransferase, encoding MKPTLIVMVKEPRPGRVKTRLGRDIGMVGAAWWFRHQTRRLLRRIEDPRWQVVLAVAPDVEGLQSRVWPAHLPRWPQGRGNLGDRMARMLRRAPGPACVIGADIPGINREELARAFDALGNHDAVFGPAPDGGYWLVGLKHPRRAPPSLFDGVRWSGPHALSDSRATLPGYRIAEVATLRDVDEIHDLP
- a CDS encoding lytic murein transglycosylase, with amino-acid sequence MIRHYAMISGILATAGMGAPAFGSGPTESLRPAPRAPQAVLAAVAPVAQEPAAEAGGGDAGLRAWVKDFRPRALQQGIDPDVFDRALDTVSYDPEVIRRDRNQSEFTKTIWDYLDTATSDLRVQNGQKALAQWQRTLEEIEAEYGVEKEIVTAIWGLESAYGSFRGGDRVLDSLATLAYDARRAEFFEGELFDALRILQAGDTDADQLRGSWAGAMGHTQFMPSSFHAHAVDWDGDGRRDIWGDDPSDALASTAAYLKHFGWTEGQPWGVEVALPEGFDYLLADRAVTKTPAEWADLGVTALEGGAVADHGPASILLPAGAAGAAFMIFPNFAVIERYNTADAYVIGVGHLADRIGGAGEIQQDWPREDRALSFDERIELQTLLTEAGFDTQKIDAKIGPLTVNAVRSYQKSEGIAPDGYASPGCWPDCAPSEGPPPIGGSPMF
- a CDS encoding GntR family transcriptional regulator; amino-acid sequence: MGSEKTDPRLLPAADAAAKTPIHQHVYERLRKMILFGDLAPGQGVTIQGLTAALDAGMTPVREAIRRLISEGALTHLGNRRVTVPELTHAGLEELGFMRETLEPELTKRAANRMTDERLNALKACDNALNHAIDRGDVGGYLMQNYSFHRMIYDLAEAPIMAATVDRLWLRFGPSLRVVCGRYGTSNLPDKHAELLAAFAEGNAALAGEVMAGDVAQGMTQIRAALDGLPVPR